Proteins co-encoded in one Novosphingobium sp. PP1Y genomic window:
- a CDS encoding conjugal transfer protein TraG N-terminal domain-containing protein, producing the protein MVEIFTVGGGDYLVNVFQAVAAWTGNGGYKSLLQVVMVMGLGLSAITLAFNQDWRAWINWFLGATLIYSCLMVPRLDVHVTDRLNPSLAPANVSNVPLGLALMASFTSQVGDYLTGSAEVVFGLPGDLNYSKNGMIYGARLYDATRSLRISDPEFAANLDEHFRQCVFYDVLLGRYSMKELAETSDIWTTIAPGSQARAQRFLTRDTGTGQVTSNIITCREAYDALNAQWAGLIDGMGTVFGRQLYPNQTAALAKAKLFSDLPAAYQYLTGVSANATEIFKQTLTINAMSQAMHSMAATSGAGNVDVYAQTRADIQTERTYGSIASNAMKWVPLLNVVLTVLFYALFPVLFPLFLLPKTGPLALKGYVTGFFYLAAWGPLFVILHMMLMYKGAADMSAVAGSSGLSLASFTGMADVNSDIGLLAGYLIASVPFLAGGVAKGAMAISHHATSYLNPSQNAAEEAAREASTGNVSLGNTSFENSSVLTRQFAQGTIAPSFTYGAAQTRTFSDTGSMTTSFPEASYDQLPNSSYPFTPSLGQEFTSRLSTMASQARSNSESYANIATESTTSAVTKFRELRSQFSRGSAFESATGTSNSDSIQTAFNEVDQASTNLQRQFGLSRRAADDISTAWFLGGEAGASAGVTNGVASANVGLKGGGTRTWTDSDIGIASEDRSRIFGSLAQMSDSRNWSSTRDGFVRSVSTSSSSSISSTASGMNASLTEAQSYSREARRAEELANRLESQASFFEGNSAAGTLNLSQAYREWGLVEIERNRDFYGSVRFDDLTFQLSPEGQALQGKFIESYAEQLRDGIEDRLVLTPAQPISRPSVTGPGSVRGRAQIGGGVSGNVPQVDPGTIHDEVLRAQDSGRQRIRGSRGRLDAATKGAQGASAESADEVKEW; encoded by the coding sequence ATGGTCGAGATTTTCACGGTTGGCGGCGGCGACTACCTAGTCAATGTCTTTCAGGCGGTCGCCGCCTGGACGGGAAATGGGGGTTACAAGAGCCTCCTGCAGGTCGTCATGGTCATGGGGCTTGGCCTCTCCGCCATTACGCTGGCGTTCAATCAGGATTGGCGGGCTTGGATCAACTGGTTCCTTGGCGCGACGCTAATTTATTCGTGCCTGATGGTGCCGCGGCTCGACGTCCATGTGACCGACCGGCTTAACCCCAGTCTCGCCCCTGCCAATGTCAGCAATGTGCCGCTGGGGCTTGCGCTGATGGCAAGCTTCACGAGCCAGGTCGGCGACTATCTGACCGGCTCTGCCGAGGTGGTGTTCGGGCTGCCGGGCGATCTCAACTACTCTAAGAATGGTATGATCTACGGTGCGCGGCTCTACGATGCCACGCGGTCCTTGCGCATTTCCGACCCGGAATTTGCCGCCAATCTCGACGAGCACTTCCGGCAATGCGTCTTCTACGACGTGCTGCTTGGCCGCTATTCGATGAAGGAGCTCGCCGAGACCAGCGACATCTGGACGACCATCGCGCCCGGCAGTCAGGCGCGGGCCCAGCGCTTCCTCACCCGCGACACGGGGACCGGTCAGGTGACTTCGAATATCATTACCTGCCGCGAAGCCTATGATGCGCTGAACGCGCAGTGGGCCGGTTTGATCGACGGCATGGGGACGGTCTTCGGACGCCAGCTTTATCCCAACCAGACCGCCGCCCTCGCCAAGGCCAAGCTTTTTTCTGACCTGCCGGCGGCTTACCAGTACCTCACCGGGGTCTCGGCCAATGCGACCGAGATCTTCAAGCAGACGCTGACGATCAACGCGATGAGCCAGGCCATGCATTCGATGGCGGCGACGAGCGGCGCGGGCAATGTCGATGTTTACGCCCAGACGCGCGCCGATATTCAGACCGAGCGGACCTACGGCTCGATTGCCAGCAACGCGATGAAGTGGGTGCCGCTCCTCAATGTCGTGCTGACCGTACTTTTCTACGCCCTGTTTCCGGTCCTCTTCCCCCTGTTCCTGCTTCCCAAGACCGGGCCGCTCGCGCTCAAAGGCTATGTGACGGGCTTCTTCTACCTGGCGGCATGGGGACCGCTGTTCGTGATCCTGCACATGATGCTGATGTACAAAGGTGCTGCGGACATGAGCGCGGTTGCTGGAAGCAGCGGGCTTAGTCTTGCAAGCTTCACCGGCATGGCCGATGTGAATAGCGATATCGGGCTGCTCGCAGGCTATCTCATCGCCTCGGTGCCGTTTCTGGCCGGCGGCGTGGCCAAGGGCGCCATGGCGATTTCTCACCATGCGACAAGCTATCTCAATCCGAGCCAGAACGCTGCCGAGGAAGCGGCGCGCGAGGCAAGCACAGGCAACGTCTCGCTGGGCAATACGAGCTTTGAGAATTCGAGCGTTCTGACGCGCCAGTTCGCACAAGGGACGATCGCGCCAAGCTTCACCTATGGCGCGGCGCAGACCCGGACATTCAGCGATACGGGCTCGATGACGACGAGTTTCCCCGAAGCCAGCTATGACCAGCTTCCCAACTCGAGCTATCCCTTCACGCCCAGCCTCGGACAGGAGTTCACCTCGCGCCTGTCGACAATGGCATCGCAAGCCCGCTCGAACAGCGAGAGCTATGCGAACATTGCGACGGAATCGACCACCAGCGCGGTCACGAAATTCCGGGAGCTGCGCAGCCAATTCAGCCGCGGATCGGCTTTCGAGAGCGCCACCGGCACATCCAACTCCGACAGCATCCAGACCGCCTTTAACGAGGTCGACCAGGCATCGACAAACCTGCAGCGCCAATTCGGCCTTTCGCGAAGGGCTGCCGACGACATTTCGACCGCTTGGTTCCTTGGGGGTGAAGCCGGCGCCAGCGCTGGTGTCACGAACGGTGTGGCGTCTGCAAATGTCGGATTGAAAGGGGGCGGTACACGCACCTGGACCGACAGCGATATCGGCATCGCATCTGAGGATCGCTCTCGAATCTTCGGTAGCCTCGCGCAGATGTCGGACAGTCGTAACTGGTCGAGCACACGCGATGGATTTGTTCGCAGCGTCAGCACGTCGTCGAGTTCCTCGATCTCGTCGACCGCGAGCGGCATGAACGCTTCGCTGACCGAGGCCCAGAGTTACAGCCGCGAAGCACGACGGGCTGAGGAACTGGCAAATCGCCTCGAAAGCCAAGCATCGTTCTTCGAGGGCAACAGTGCCGCTGGCACCCTCAACCTCTCACAAGCTTACCGCGAATGGGGATTGGTCGAGATCGAGCGCAACCGCGACTTCTACGGCAGTGTCCGCTTCGACGACCTGACATTCCAGCTCAGTCCGGAAGGTCAGGCGCTGCAGGGCAAATTCATCGAAAGCTACGCTGAACAGCTGCGCGACGGGATCGAGGACAGGCTCGTACTGACGCCAGCACAGCCAATCTCGCGCCCTTCGGTGACAGGACCGGGATCTGTCCGTGGTCGTGCCCAAATCGGTGGAGGGGTCTCTGGAAACGTGCCGCAGGTGGACCCGGGCACCATTCACGACGAAGTGCTGCGCGCTCAGGATTCCGGTCGCCAGCGGATCCGCGGATCCAGAGGCCGCCTTGATGCGGCTACCAAGGGTGCACAGGGTGCGAGCGCGGAGTCTGCCGATGAGGTGAAGGAATGGTGA
- a CDS encoding conjugal transfer protein TraH — MKRAVAAILAATLPLSSASADVGSSMDSFLNDVGGAANVNGPTAFEGQSAGYYSLGNVWTRFPQKTTNIANLQLPRARAGCGGIDIFAGSFSFINASEMVAMLKAVANNAVGFAFSLAIDTVCPECSKIMQEFSQKAQLMNNLNINSCEMAQGLVGGIWPKGDLADKAICEAIGNSEGIFTDYAAAKHGCGTKGQRSSTTAQGSGKYDDVNPAVARNYTWTILKKSAFFSPNGTFDEELAEYAMTLLGTIIYVPPKDDEPGKFVPIVGEASSTLVTSLLDGTSNGNVLIFDCDEPDKCLDPGFKSLSLPASKALRPRVAALIAGMIQAIHDDTAITDAQKELLQVASIPLYKILTVQAAYGRGMPTDDRETLAEIASVDLLFAVLDRIVSEAGRSMSSFIGADEAKIAMWQGQVNVVRQALADRQANTHLKVNAIMQIIEKTAFIENVLAASMSPGMAASLDWSRGVQSRALTH, encoded by the coding sequence ATGAAACGTGCCGTCGCCGCGATCCTCGCGGCTACCCTCCCCCTTTCCAGCGCATCGGCCGATGTCGGCAGTTCAATGGACTCGTTCCTCAACGATGTTGGCGGCGCCGCTAACGTTAACGGGCCGACCGCGTTCGAGGGTCAGTCAGCCGGCTACTACAGCCTCGGCAACGTCTGGACGCGTTTCCCGCAAAAGACGACCAACATCGCCAATCTGCAGCTGCCGCGCGCCCGTGCGGGCTGCGGCGGCATCGACATCTTTGCCGGATCCTTCAGCTTCATCAATGCGAGCGAGATGGTCGCGATGCTGAAGGCTGTCGCCAACAATGCGGTCGGCTTTGCTTTCAGCCTGGCGATCGACACGGTTTGCCCGGAATGCTCGAAGATCATGCAGGAGTTCAGCCAGAAGGCTCAGCTCATGAACAACCTCAACATCAACTCCTGCGAAATGGCGCAGGGGCTGGTGGGCGGCATCTGGCCCAAGGGCGACCTGGCCGACAAGGCGATCTGCGAGGCGATCGGCAATTCGGAAGGCATCTTCACCGACTATGCAGCCGCCAAGCACGGGTGCGGCACCAAAGGCCAGCGGTCGAGTACGACAGCGCAGGGCTCAGGCAAATATGACGACGTCAATCCCGCCGTGGCGAGAAACTACACCTGGACGATCCTCAAGAAGTCGGCGTTCTTCTCGCCAAATGGCACCTTCGACGAAGAACTCGCCGAATATGCAATGACGCTGCTGGGGACGATTATCTATGTCCCGCCCAAGGATGACGAGCCGGGCAAGTTCGTGCCGATCGTCGGAGAAGCGTCTTCAACGCTTGTCACTTCGCTGCTCGATGGGACCAGCAACGGGAACGTCCTAATCTTCGACTGTGACGAGCCGGACAAATGCCTTGATCCCGGCTTCAAGTCGCTGAGCCTTCCCGCATCGAAGGCGCTGCGCCCACGCGTTGCGGCCCTGATTGCTGGCATGATCCAGGCGATCCATGACGACACCGCGATCACCGACGCGCAGAAGGAGCTGCTCCAGGTTGCTTCGATCCCGCTCTACAAGATCCTGACGGTCCAGGCGGCCTATGGCCGCGGGATGCCAACCGACGATCGCGAAACGCTGGCGGAGATAGCCAGTGTCGATCTGTTGTTCGCCGTCCTCGACCGGATCGTCAGCGAAGCGGGTCGCTCAATGTCGAGCTTCATCGGCGCGGACGAAGCCAAGATCGCGATGTGGCAGGGCCAGGTGAATGTCGTTCGGCAGGCACTCGCCGACAGGCAGGCGAACACGCACCTCAAGGTCAACGCCATCATGCAGATCATCGAGAAGACGGCGTTCATCGAGAACGTGCTCGCCGCCTCGATGTCGCCCGGCATGGCCGCCTCGCTCGACTGGTCGCGCGGTGTGCAGTCGCGCGCCCTTACCCACTGA
- a CDS encoding conjugal transfer protein TraF yields MPAPANKSARRLLAACLSLTAVALALSAPAHGQEPPLVTTSDSQDSFYCEERRLGYWFYCTRPKPPEGQEETSEPAPSATSQLDAITANLRELKAKAILEPTPANVTAYIRFQRAQLDRASLFSDVWQRAIWQDPDLDYTLQRPVSTLGKRQWQDSRNAERNAVMAQLSERYGLFYFFAQSCGACEVMSPIVQSVASTWHITVRAISTDGGPSRHFPNYTVETNQRSRMGLEPKITPAVVLWDAAKGQPIPIGYGVMSADELQDRIYLLTSKEAGRDY; encoded by the coding sequence ATGCCCGCGCCAGCCAATAAGTCCGCCCGGCGGCTGCTTGCCGCCTGCCTCTCGCTCACCGCCGTTGCGCTCGCGCTCAGTGCTCCGGCACACGGCCAGGAACCGCCGCTGGTCACGACCAGCGACAGCCAGGACAGCTTCTACTGCGAGGAGCGACGCCTTGGGTACTGGTTCTATTGCACCAGGCCCAAGCCGCCCGAAGGGCAGGAGGAGACATCCGAGCCTGCTCCGAGTGCGACGAGCCAGCTCGATGCCATCACGGCAAATCTGCGCGAACTGAAAGCCAAGGCGATCCTCGAGCCGACGCCGGCCAATGTGACGGCCTATATCCGCTTCCAGCGCGCCCAGCTCGACCGGGCATCGCTGTTCAGCGATGTCTGGCAGCGGGCGATCTGGCAGGATCCTGATCTCGACTACACGCTCCAACGGCCAGTCTCGACGCTCGGCAAGCGCCAGTGGCAGGACTCGCGCAATGCCGAGCGCAATGCGGTCATGGCGCAGCTGTCCGAACGCTACGGGCTGTTCTACTTCTTCGCCCAGAGCTGCGGCGCCTGCGAAGTCATGTCGCCGATCGTCCAGAGCGTCGCTTCGACCTGGCACATCACGGTGCGCGCGATTTCGACCGACGGCGGCCCCTCACGCCATTTCCCGAACTACACGGTCGAGACCAACCAGCGCAGCCGCATGGGGCTTGAGCCCAAGATCACGCCGGCGGTGGTGCTCTGGGATGCCGCCAAGGGCCAGCCCATCCCGATCGGCTACGGCGTGATGAGCGCCGACGAGCTTCAGGATCGCATTTATCTCCTCACATCGAAGGAAGCCGGACGTGACTACTAG
- a CDS encoding conjugal transfer protein TraN, with amino-acid sequence MKRLLLPLFCLACACLPTSVSAQTTIDAAKADGKAFGRDQAAAAQSAATTDPDANRIPNFGGVPNQSDYFEDPDRMAREAASQASANTGYRTMRDSMDRRAQFAPQDLDAVVARSNVINDDPLSYTSGMSISGSQGRCVPLPPGTGTAARYMATCNVGYTATQETKSCPVTLNATIVQRQVYGYYCVGGSGVDPASIYNCNRYPAPQCTVTQSYPINLCDPYLGIYWGCNSGDLRVDLVSCTAPVDGATPYTVTGENVVTTSRDESQCAGLAADNSCQQDTETCTDSDPVTRIVDGIAVTQPCWAWSRSYTCAQFTQAQDCQTLESTPGCSLVREDCLSGEPCRTWERVYDCPVPDQPADTSQFICDGDVYCIDGSCETIEREANDEFKDAVVALNAMDQARREFDPDTLTLFKGTRNTCSSKVFGVLNCCKGKGFPLIPGIQLLVALGCSREEMLLHQRDAQGLCAYVGTYCSDSFLGVCLTKKKVYCCFESKLSRILQEQGRQQLNKPWGKPKTEQCLGFTIDEFSRLDLSKMDFSEVYAEFTDAARLPDELQAATEIQQKIEDYYARASQ; translated from the coding sequence ATGAAGCGGCTTCTCCTCCCCCTTTTCTGCCTCGCCTGTGCATGTCTGCCGACAAGCGTCTCGGCCCAAACCACAATCGATGCCGCCAAGGCGGACGGCAAGGCGTTCGGTCGCGACCAGGCGGCCGCAGCGCAGAGCGCGGCGACAACCGACCCGGATGCAAACCGCATTCCCAATTTCGGGGGTGTGCCGAACCAGTCGGATTATTTCGAAGATCCCGACCGGATGGCGCGTGAAGCCGCGAGCCAGGCATCGGCGAACACCGGCTACCGGACCATGCGCGATTCCATGGATCGCCGTGCGCAGTTCGCGCCCCAGGACCTCGACGCGGTTGTCGCGCGCAGCAATGTCATCAACGACGATCCGCTCTCCTACACCAGCGGCATGAGCATCAGCGGGAGCCAGGGCCGCTGCGTCCCCCTGCCTCCGGGGACCGGCACCGCAGCGCGCTACATGGCGACCTGCAACGTCGGCTACACCGCGACCCAGGAGACCAAATCCTGCCCGGTGACGCTGAATGCCACGATCGTGCAGCGGCAGGTCTATGGCTACTACTGCGTCGGCGGGAGCGGCGTCGATCCGGCATCGATCTACAATTGCAATCGCTACCCGGCGCCGCAGTGCACGGTCACGCAGTCTTATCCGATCAATCTGTGCGATCCCTATCTCGGTATCTACTGGGGCTGTAACTCGGGCGACCTGCGCGTCGATCTCGTAAGCTGCACTGCACCGGTCGATGGCGCGACGCCCTACACCGTAACCGGCGAGAACGTCGTCACGACGAGCCGAGATGAAAGCCAATGCGCGGGTCTTGCTGCGGACAATTCATGTCAGCAGGACACCGAGACCTGCACCGACAGCGATCCTGTCACCAGGATCGTCGATGGCATCGCGGTCACCCAGCCCTGCTGGGCATGGTCGCGCAGCTATACCTGCGCCCAATTTACGCAAGCTCAGGACTGCCAGACGCTGGAAAGCACGCCCGGCTGCTCGCTGGTGCGCGAAGACTGCCTTTCGGGTGAGCCCTGCCGAACCTGGGAGCGGGTCTACGACTGCCCTGTCCCGGACCAGCCTGCTGATACCAGCCAGTTCATCTGCGACGGCGACGTCTATTGCATCGATGGCTCGTGCGAGACGATCGAGCGCGAGGCCAATGACGAGTTCAAGGACGCGGTTGTCGCGCTCAACGCGATGGACCAGGCACGGCGCGAGTTCGATCCCGACACGCTCACCCTGTTCAAGGGTACGCGCAACACCTGCTCGTCCAAGGTCTTCGGCGTGCTCAATTGCTGCAAGGGCAAGGGTTTCCCGCTCATTCCGGGTATCCAGCTGCTTGTCGCTCTCGGCTGCAGCCGCGAGGAAATGCTGCTTCACCAGCGCGATGCGCAGGGCCTGTGCGCCTATGTCGGGACCTATTGCTCTGACAGTTTCCTGGGCGTCTGCCTGACCAAGAAGAAGGTCTATTGCTGCTTTGAATCCAAGCTTTCGCGGATCCTGCAGGAACAGGGCCGCCAGCAGCTGAACAAGCCCTGGGGCAAGCCCAAGACCGAGCAGTGCCTTGGCTTCACCATCGACGAGTTCTCGCGGCTCGATCTCTCGAAGATGGATTTCAGCGAGGTCTACGCCGAATTCACCGACGCCGCACGCCTGCCCGACGAGCTCCAGGCCGCCACCGAAATCCAGCAGAAAATCGAGGACTATTATGCCCGCGCCAGCCAATAA
- the trbC gene encoding type-F conjugative transfer system pilin assembly protein TrbC, producing the protein MKILPHLLVIASITGAAAMAGAAAQTSEPELDLEAIRARAKVEASEADALAASARARAEAVLSQANASAAEAQAHGKRYTEQAARTARPESEDVFDFDKMVADAGTMASEGLGEAPRFIAFASLSMPPAALRAMADDVARAGGVVVLRGLPGGSAKTLTAALAKVAGDGGKLDAVGIDPRLFRAFGIETVPTYVVTSSDFDLCDGFDCRTQVPPHDRMSGNVSVSYALETFAQGGGPGALLASQHLARLQRSDP; encoded by the coding sequence ATGAAAATACTCCCTCATCTCCTTGTAATCGCGTCGATCACTGGCGCCGCCGCCATGGCGGGAGCCGCAGCGCAGACGAGCGAGCCCGAGCTCGATCTCGAAGCGATACGCGCCCGCGCCAAGGTCGAGGCGAGCGAAGCCGATGCGCTTGCCGCCAGTGCCCGCGCGCGCGCCGAAGCGGTCCTTAGCCAAGCCAATGCCAGCGCCGCCGAAGCCCAGGCGCACGGCAAGCGCTACACCGAGCAGGCGGCAAGAACCGCGCGGCCAGAAAGTGAGGACGTCTTCGACTTCGACAAGATGGTGGCCGACGCGGGCACCATGGCCAGCGAGGGCTTGGGTGAAGCACCCCGCTTTATCGCCTTCGCTTCGCTCTCGATGCCGCCGGCGGCCTTGCGCGCCATGGCGGACGACGTCGCCCGTGCAGGCGGTGTGGTCGTGCTCCGCGGGCTGCCAGGGGGCAGCGCCAAGACCCTGACCGCAGCGCTCGCGAAAGTCGCAGGGGACGGCGGCAAGCTTGACGCGGTCGGCATCGATCCGCGCCTGTTTCGCGCCTTCGGAATCGAGACGGTCCCCACCTATGTGGTGACCAGCAGCGATTTCGATCTCTGCGATGGCTTCGATTGCCGGACCCAGGTTCCGCCCCACGACCGGATGAGCGGCAATGTGAGCGTGTCTTATGCGCTCGAAACCTTCGCGCAAGGCGGCGGTCCCGGCGCCCTTCTCGCATCCCAGCATCTTGCCCGCCTGCAACGGAGTGACCCATGA
- the traU gene encoding conjugal transfer pilus assembly protein TraU, translated as MSRKNRLLSWICCAILACSLSLAVASPAQASAGPGRCTGKFVNPITDICWSCLFPISVGGLKIWPSSRPDTSNPTLPVCLCGLRPGIAMGFWEPVRLADVSMKPWCFVNLGGMKLDPGFDIGFKSMAGPSAVGGATQYNSQWHVHWYAYPLIYWMEIVADFLCLEQGSVDILYITEIDPLWQDSELTAIINPEAVLFANPLALAACAADCVAATAKLPTDELFWCAGCQGSMYPLNGNVSATIGHVQASRLALARFSYKLHRELVAWGTMGSKGLCGKYLMPVMRKQQYRFQATNPNPQTKGRYACAPIGASTTFMSAGQVYPAIGEDMGYLVWRKRNCCAL; from the coding sequence ATGAGCAGAAAAAATCGTCTTCTCTCATGGATATGCTGCGCGATCCTTGCCTGCAGTCTCAGCCTTGCCGTGGCTTCGCCAGCGCAGGCATCTGCCGGTCCGGGCCGCTGCACAGGCAAGTTCGTCAATCCGATCACCGACATCTGCTGGTCGTGCCTGTTTCCGATCTCGGTTGGCGGTCTGAAGATCTGGCCATCGAGCCGTCCCGATACGAGCAACCCGACGCTTCCCGTTTGCCTCTGCGGTTTGCGGCCGGGCATCGCCATGGGCTTCTGGGAGCCGGTACGGCTTGCCGACGTCAGCATGAAGCCTTGGTGCTTCGTCAATCTCGGCGGAATGAAGCTCGATCCCGGCTTCGACATCGGGTTCAAGTCGATGGCGGGCCCTTCGGCCGTGGGCGGCGCAACGCAGTATAACTCGCAGTGGCATGTCCACTGGTATGCCTATCCGCTGATCTACTGGATGGAGATCGTTGCCGATTTCCTGTGCCTCGAACAGGGCTCGGTCGACATTCTCTACATCACCGAGATCGATCCGCTCTGGCAGGACAGCGAGCTCACCGCGATCATCAATCCCGAAGCGGTTCTCTTCGCCAATCCGCTCGCGCTTGCGGCCTGTGCGGCTGACTGCGTTGCTGCGACGGCCAAGCTCCCGACCGACGAGCTCTTCTGGTGTGCGGGATGCCAGGGCAGCATGTATCCCTTGAATGGCAATGTCTCGGCGACGATTGGGCACGTCCAGGCATCGCGGCTCGCCCTCGCCCGCTTCTCCTATAAGCTCCACCGCGAACTCGTCGCCTGGGGCACGATGGGCAGCAAGGGGCTCTGCGGCAAGTATCTGATGCCGGTGATGAGGAAGCAGCAATACCGCTTCCAGGCCACCAATCCCAATCCGCAGACCAAGGGCCGCTACGCCTGCGCGCCCATTGGCGCATCCACAACCTTCATGTCGGCAGGCCAGGTCTATCCCGCCATCGGCGAGGACATGGGCTATCTGGTCTGGCGCAAACGGAACTGCTGCGCGTTATGA
- the traW gene encoding type-F conjugative transfer system protein TraW codes for MAAPASARDYGQQGTVWSVIEPDLLEQIHARLTHLEKSGETAKLNEELKRRTIARVNRPEPVAGINAAAAARSWRFDPTISVERDIADDKGRVIVAAGTRVNPLDTVPLRVPLVFLDGDDPEQLAWATWRYASTKAKLILVRGAPLELMKARQRRFYFDQGGSLVKHFGIRAVPATVEQQGRVLIITEQPVRSKERASS; via the coding sequence ATGGCCGCGCCGGCGAGCGCCCGCGACTACGGCCAGCAAGGCACGGTCTGGTCCGTGATCGAGCCTGACCTGCTCGAGCAAATTCATGCGCGCCTCACCCATCTCGAGAAGTCCGGCGAGACGGCCAAGCTCAACGAAGAGCTGAAGCGGCGCACGATCGCGCGCGTCAACCGCCCTGAGCCGGTCGCCGGGATCAATGCCGCGGCGGCGGCGCGTAGCTGGCGATTTGATCCGACGATCAGCGTCGAGCGCGACATTGCCGACGACAAGGGCCGAGTGATCGTGGCGGCCGGAACACGAGTCAATCCGCTCGACACCGTACCGCTGCGTGTGCCGCTGGTGTTCCTCGACGGCGATGATCCCGAGCAGCTTGCCTGGGCAACCTGGCGCTATGCCAGCACCAAGGCCAAACTCATCCTCGTGCGCGGCGCGCCGCTCGAACTGATGAAGGCCCGCCAGCGCCGCTTCTATTTCGACCAGGGCGGCAGCCTCGTGAAGCATTTCGGCATCCGCGCCGTGCCCGCAACCGTCGAGCAGCAGGGCCGCGTGCTCATCATCACCGAGCAGCCGGTTCGATCCAAGGAGCGCGCGTCGTCATGA
- a CDS encoding S26 family signal peptidase, which yields MRAADLVLHSPTGRRLALWAGLGAAALALTSLAAFSKDHALMINASPSLPYWAIWLDRGALPKRGEIILFDPPASPLLERHFGKKPKPFGKKVSGMPGDIVTEKDRSFFVNGRKVAVAKQASRFGEPLALGPTGVVPQGCYFVTTAHKDGFDSRYAAIGWICARRILGVGRPIL from the coding sequence ATGCGCGCCGCTGATCTTGTCCTCCACTCGCCAACTGGACGGCGCCTCGCGCTGTGGGCAGGGCTTGGCGCTGCCGCGCTCGCGCTCACGTCGCTCGCCGCCTTCTCGAAGGACCACGCGCTGATGATCAACGCCAGTCCGAGCCTGCCTTACTGGGCGATCTGGCTCGATCGCGGCGCGCTGCCCAAGCGCGGCGAGATCATCCTGTTCGATCCTCCCGCCTCGCCGCTGCTCGAAAGGCACTTCGGCAAGAAGCCCAAGCCGTTCGGCAAGAAGGTGAGCGGCATGCCAGGCGATATCGTGACCGAAAAGGATCGCAGCTTCTTCGTCAATGGCCGCAAGGTTGCGGTAGCCAAGCAAGCAAGCCGTTTCGGCGAGCCGCTGGCGCTCGGTCCGACTGGCGTGGTGCCTCAAGGCTGCTATTTTGTCACCACCGCACACAAGGACGGCTTCGACAGCCGCTATGCGGCGATCGGGTGGATCTGCGCCAGGCGCATTCTCGGGGTCGGGAGGCCGATCCTGTGA
- a CDS encoding type-F conjugative transfer system protein TrbI, producing MATHSLRGRMGAVNWTAVALGLSMVGSALWGVWATDKLLALDKREVVTVQLSRIMGDFIEAEARAGRPPEETKMRVQAYLQAVEASVEHLGREGRTVLVAEAVVAGSTPDLTEAVRADVARRVGAIPDARR from the coding sequence TTGGCAACACATTCCCTGCGCGGCCGCATGGGTGCGGTGAACTGGACCGCCGTCGCGCTCGGTTTGAGCATGGTCGGCTCGGCGCTCTGGGGCGTCTGGGCCACCGACAAGCTGCTCGCGCTCGACAAGCGCGAAGTGGTGACCGTGCAGCTGAGCCGCATCATGGGCGACTTCATCGAAGCCGAAGCGCGCGCAGGCCGACCGCCCGAAGAAACCAAGATGCGCGTCCAGGCCTACCTCCAGGCTGTCGAAGCCTCGGTCGAACATCTGGGCCGCGAGGGTCGCACAGTGCTTGTCGCCGAAGCGGTGGTGGCAGGCAGCACGCCTGATCTCACCGAAGCCGTGCGCGCCGATGTCGCGCGCCGCGTTGGGGCCATTCCCGATGCGCGCCGCTGA